ATATGTTACTGTCCATGGGAATGTCGGGCGATTATATAGAAGCCATCAAATGCGGCTCCACGATGATCCGCATCGGCACCGCCCTATTCGGACGGAGACAGAGATAGAAAAAATTTGGGGTTGACCGAAAGGTCGAAAAAAGAGAGCGGAGGAATTGAATAATGAACGTTATCGGTAAGCTGAAGGCAG
This window of the Oscillospiraceae bacterium genome carries:
- a CDS encoding YggS family pyridoxal phosphate-dependent enzyme, yielding MLLSMGMSGDYIEAIKCGSTMIRIGTALFGRRQR